Genomic DNA from Vicugna pacos chromosome 14, VicPac4, whole genome shotgun sequence:
GGTTCATGATTATGAGTTAaagagtctgttttttttttttttcctctgcaagAGTAAAGGAGAAATTATGAGAAAAGCTTCCTTGACTTCATGCTTATAGTTTTCTTTGGAGGGAAGGTGCATGTTACCTTGATCTCGTTGTTAATAGACTGATTTCTTTCCTAGTTGTATGAAGCATGTCGCTACCTTGCAGCTAGGTGCCACGTGAGTATGCGCTCTGTCCCGCTTCTGTTTGATGAGGGTTCGTGACGTGGGTGTTGTGTGTCCCTCCTGAGTGTGAGTTCCAGTAACGGAGCTTGCAGACTAATAAAGTATTTCCTAAGGAAATGTcctttttttagtattatttgcTATAAATATTGATTCTCCATTTGCTAAAAGTTGACATGCATGAAGAAAGTTTTACTTGAgacattttaaattgaagtaatgAGTGGGTATAATTTAGACCCTTTTAGAATctacagtgtttgtgtgtgtctctaGTGTCGGAAGTCACAGGTGACGAATGCTTCTTCTGTTTTCTACACAGTTTGCTGCAAAGGAGCATCAGCAGGCTCTCGATATTCTTGATATGGAGGAACCGATCAACAAAAGGTTATTCGAGAAATGCTTGAAGGATGAAAGTGGTGGCTTGAAAGACCCCTCCAGTGACTGGGAAGTGTCTCAGTCCTCAGTAAGTGAGTCTCATAGGCGTGCTTCAGCGACATCAGTGAGAATTGCCCACGTGACATGGCAAACATAAGTCTTCTTTTGTTTGCATATAACCGTGTTAAAACAGTTTGATTGCCAATTTATTTAATTTGCCCAAACCAAAAAGATTCTGAGACATTTCTGAGCCATCGTTTAGAAATTGTAACTGTGTCCTCAGATGGTTGAATCTGAAATAGGCGGACTTAAGATCTTTCTTCTCACATTTGATGCTTTAAACTACTCCCATGAGTGGAATaatatttccccttctttctgtGTTTTAACAGTGTTTTGTACCAGGAAACTATGATTGCCTTAGATTGTTTCTTTCTAGGGAATGGCTTGatgttattttgtatattttactttGTGTACTTCATATCTGTATCAATTGCATGTACCTTGTTGGCAGAGAGTATATAAAGTGACATAATAAGTAACATCCACAGTCATTACTGATCTGGACTGTtagccttttaatttttaaacagctttCTTGAGATACAGTTCACATACTGTGCAGCTCGTTCCTTTGCAGTATATTCACAGAGGTCTGCAAACCTCACACAGTCAATTTGAGAGCTTTTTTTCACTtcagaaagaaaccctgtaccatTGAGCTCTTGCTCACCAGTCCCCCCATTTCCctagttgttctttttttttttttttaacattttttattgatttataattattttacaatgttgtgtcaaattccagtgttcagcacaatgtttcagtcattcatggacatacacacactcattgtcacattttttctctgtgagttatcataacattttgtgtatatttccccgtgctatacagtgtaatcttatttatctgttctacaattttgaaatcccagtctgtcccttcacaCCCTCCACCCCCGCCAGTTGTTCTTTGTAACTTGTCCATGAGGAAGACTTGGCTGCTCTTCTGTTCACCTCGTGAAGTTAGGAATACTGTGCGTGCTTTGGTTTTTCATTTCTAAGTACCgtattcattttttttgtgaGGAAATGCATTTATGAGGGAATTAAGGATTATTATTTTTGAACCTCTTATCCATTAATTGCTAAGAAATGCTTGATTTATTTCTAATACAGTATTTtatgaaattacttttttaataacTGATAAGATACTGTATAGGTCTAAGATTCTCTCATAATATCCtctaatattttctaaattctgctttcatgATAAATCTCATTCATCCCATTACCAACTACAGCTGCATCTCTGGACCATCTTTAagctcagttatttttttttgaggttcaGAGCCTGGAACATAAATCAGATTTCCACATCTTCTTGTTAATGGTAGTAGTAAGGTGGCTACCATGTGAGCAGCTTACCATGTGCTGGCTACAGATAGTATTACCTGTAACCCTTAGAGAACCCTCCAACTGaggaaaggaaactgaggaacaagAGGTTAAATCACTTGTCTAAGGTCACGTGTAAGTaccagagctgggatttgaactcaggtctgtgcAGTTCCAGAAAGCTGTGCTCCTAACTACTGCGCTGCGTGGCTGTCAGTTTTCTAATGTTTGCTAAGAGTCTGTCATTGAGATCTACATGCCAAACTGCCCTAACATTTGATTTAATGTATGTGCGCTCTGTCTGCCGTCTCTGAGTCATTCCCTATTTGGGACAGAACCAGTAATGAACAGGGTGGCGGCAAAGGTTTGTTGAAGTGAGCAGAGCCCAGGGAAAATAGATCAGAGAAGTTGTACTCTGctttcatgtgtctgttaatTATGTCTGACTTTGGGATGGAGCAGATCTTTCTAGATGTTGAAAATGTCTTGGCCTTTAGATAGCGTGTAATTTTTGATAAAAATTAGGTTTATAGTGTTGACGTGTAACTCATCATTTTCCAACAGATAAAGAGTTCTATTTGTCTCTTGCGAGGGAAGATCTACGATGCTCTCGATAACCGAACTCTCGCCACCTACAGCTACAAAGAGGCTTTGAAGCTCGATGTCTACTGCTTTGAAGCGTTTGACCTTCTCACTTCACACCACATGCTGACAGCTCAAGAAGGTCTGGAACCCAGGTGTTTTTGTGTTTGGCACCATTAATATTTTTGGGGTTGCTTTTTCCCTTGAAATCTGTCGAATCAAGAGCAGGCTGTGTACAGGGTTAAATAAGCCTGTTGAATAACCTCCTTAATGTCTTCAAATATGAAGCGCGTTGCAAAACGCAGTGCTGTTCAGTGCCTCTTGCAGTCAGTCTTCAGGGACTCTCTGACGTGATGAGTGACTTGAGGTTGTTTAAGAATTCATTATCTCGTTTAGTGATTCCCAACCTGGCTGAACTTTAAACCCTGAGGAGTTTTAGAAACATCAGTGTGCAGGTCTCAACTCCAGACCAGTTGAATCAGAATCTGGTGGTGGGGCCCTGGCGTCAGATCATTTAAAGCCCCCAAATGATTCTGAGGTGCAACAAGGGCTGAGGATTGTTGCCCTAGTGTGTAGCCAGTGATGTGAGGTGGATacgagagaaacagagaaagtgcAGATATTGCACTGATGGGATTCAAACACATTTTAGCCTAAAGAGTGGTTCTAGGCCAGGGTGATTTTGCCCCTGGAAGACATTTGGCAATATCTCGGGAGAGTTTAGGTGGTCACAGCTTGGGGCGGGAGGCGAGTGGGAGGTTGCTGCTGACATCTGTTATGTAGAGGCCAGACACCCTGCAGATATCCTGCAGTGCATAGGAAGCCAGCACAGCAGAGAACTGTCCACATGGGGTTCAAAGCCGACCTGGTGGTTCTTAGGTCTGGTGATGACTAGGATTGCCTGGAAGGTTCATGGACAGCCCTCAAGGTGGGTCTCACTGCCAGGGTCTTAGTTTTCTCTAAAACATTCTGAtcgtgttattttttcttttgagctCACTTTACTTAGACCAAGAactataaaagaatattttctattGCTGGTTCTTCCCCCTAAATATTGTGaggacatttttttctcaaaatgttttagaaaaagaACTTCTTGAATCACTACCTCTCAGCAAGCTCTGTACTGAAGAGCAGGAATTGCTACGTTTTCTATTTGAGAACAAATTAAAAAAGGTAAGTAAAAACAAAGTTAATTTTTGCGTCATacgaattttttatttttttcattaaatttagtctattcttttagtagttgaaaattttaaattaatttttattaatttagcaCATTTGCAAGAATAGATTATTTTAAGTATATGATATGATTCCTAAAAAAGCTTCCAAAAATGTCTGTCTTCCTCCCAGGGACTCCTTATACTTGTAAAAGATTGAACTACCAGGTAACGGAGAGCTGTTGTGTGAAAATGAGAATTCTTTTCTTAAACTCCCTGAACTTCTACTTTGTAAAGTACTTCCTACCATGGAATTCTGTGATAAAATTGAGAAGAAATTAGACTTGTTGAGAGGAATACTGATGatacttgaaattaaaaaattaaaaagtttcgAGAGGTTCACACGTGTCCACATGTGAATTCTTGAAACAGTTGGGCCAGATTGAGCCTGCCTTTCGACTTGGTGTTGCTCGTTGagttatgtttccattttttctctatttcagtATAATAAGCCTAGTGAAACTGCCATCCCCGAGTCTGTAGAGGGTTTGCAGGAGAACCTGGATGTGGTTGTGTCTTTAGCTGAAAGACATTATTACAACTGTGACTTTAAAATGTGCTACAAGCTTACCTCTGTGTAAGTACACCCCCTTGCTTTTGTGTGGGAACAGAGTTCAGCCCATTTTACGTAAGAAGTGCCTGGGACTTGCTTTCTGAACAATCTTAGACTAATGGATGATCCTTTAAGCTGCCTTTTCTAGCTGCAGAATATCAAGGGGAGTATTGTCTTAAAAGAGCAATTTGTAGGTTTATGCACATTTGTCCCTTTATCCCACTAACTGGGGAGTATACATGTCCCTCCCAGTTGATAATTTgcaagtttgaaaatacaattctgGTGCATAGTTTTATGAAATCCGTTCTTTGTTAAAGTGGAGACTAATAAAATCCTACAGGTACCGGGTGTCAGGCTTACTAGCCAGGCCTCCTCCCCTAGTTTTCCAGTTCACACTTGTCCTTTAGCTGAATTACATATACTATTTGTAATGGATCTTTGGGATTGCTTGAAATCCTTGAATTCACAAACATTTTAATTGACAAATAGGTAGGATCTATTTAATAATTCATATTATTTTTGATCCTTCTGAATAATTGGACCACTTTTTTGTTACAGATCTATTAAAGTAAATGTATCTGatgatgtttgtttttattccttcttaGATTAGAGttcccgcccccccacccccatttctttTATAGCCTAATCATCACCTTAACTGAACTTGCCTAAAGATAGCAGAGTCAGGAGAGTAAAAAAGTACTACAACCCACATTGTTGTACATAACACGGAAATGACTGCTCAGATGTAATCTGACTGTGACGAGTGCTGTTACGTGCTGTTTCTGGGGTCATGGTGGTTGCTTTCACTTTCAGAGTAATGGAAAAAGATCCTTTCCATGCAAATTGTTTACCCGTACACATAGGGACACTTGTGGAGCTGAATAAAGCAAatggtaaggtttttttttttaattaaaaaaataattattaagacTGAAAGTGTTCTGTAACTCTTGAAATTCTGTCTTATGAATCCTGGGTAATTGAAATCTTAGGTGACAGCTAGGGGATGAAATGCTTATCAAAGTAGCCAACAGAACAcaccatttctttatccctgcttcctgcttccttttctcaAGTGTGGTTTGTGCTTTAAGGTATGTGAGCTTTTGAGTGATGGGTagcagttttgccttttttcttttttgtaaaatcCGTAAGAAAGTTGATACAGCAAAAGTTAGTAACTTTAGAAACTGGCAGGGGGCAGAATTTTTCCTCTTGTTTCCGTAACTTaatatttcagaaacatttgAAGTGTTTGAACTGTATTTGCCCTTAAGTCTTTTAGATTGAATAGTGAGCTGGTCAGGAGGATAATAGCCAGGCCCTCCTACTTGGAACCCTGCTGCTCAGAGTGTGTTTTGGGGACCTGTGGCACCACATCCCAGGAAGCTTGCTGGGGCGCAGGCTTTCCAGCTGCCCTGGTCTGTGGGGCTGTAGGGAACGTCATCGTCGATGTGCTGGGACTTGGTGTGACTCCAGAGATCGTCTTGCTGATCTGATGGCTTAGGAAGTTTGGTCAGCCAGGTCGGGTATAGGTGGTAAGATGGTCCATAAGGGCCCAGAGTAGGGTCGTGGCTTTAAGAGAGGTGAGGTGCTCTGAGGTAGCCTCTCAGGCACATGCAGGCCTTTGCCATGGCTGTTCATCCCGTCTTCTAGTCACTCGGCAAGCACTCTGTGCCCACTCAGGCTCtggcatgggggaggggaaggggggggGTTAAATGAAAACCGTTGTAGTGTCTACCCCATGGAGTTTCTGTATTGCCTCAGGTAGATGGATTTTCTATcttggaagaaagaaaagtatgaAGTCATTGCTGTGAGAACAGAATTTATATGATTATGAAGAATTGTAACTGGGGAAAATTCATGTCTTAAAATTCATTTGATAtgagtaattttattcttttttttctttttgtctactGTAGAACTTTTCTATCTTTCTCATAAATTGGTGGATTTGTATCCTGGTAATCCTGTAAGTAAATATAaatcttcttttttccttattgggttttttttcttacctGAACTTTAAGAAAATTCTTTAACTAGTAGTTAGACAAAGGCTACATTTAAGTTCAGGCAATAATGTTTTATCTGAAGGTGTGGGAGTGGAGTCTCCTAGCGCCTGTGATAATTAGAAGTAGCAGTTCCTTTTCCAACAAACGGAAGTATTTTCTTAGTCTgtaactttaaacagaaatctattttttctgattatagaaattatatatatttattattttaaaaggcttaacatacagaaaaatgaaatattgaaagTGAAAGTCATGCTCACACCTCTCATCAGCAATGCTAGTCACTGCTTAGCAGCTTTCTCCTGTGCATATTATAGGGCAACTAACGGATTGCCCACTGATTGAATCATTGTATCTACCAAACTGGATCAGAACTAAGACCTAGAAATTGAAAATGGAATCAGGAACTGTGTCCTTGAAGACAGAAGTCCTGAGTCAGGGTCTGAGTCTCAGGCAAGAATCTGTACCCTAGACCAGCctgaaaataatttatcaagaggTGAGACCACTGCCCAAGAAGTTGGCTAACAAGGTGGAATGTGGTAGAACAGGGATTGGGCCAGGGAAGATACACAGTGCGGGTGGGAGGCCAGGACTCAGGCTGGTTGTGAAATCGGGGTGCCCAGGGGGCCTCGTCTATGTCAGGTGCTGTAGGGGCCTGGTTGAAGGCACCCTGAGGAAGGGCTGTAGAGAGTCTGTTCTCTTTTCATCTGGGACTGAGCACGCAGCCTGTCTCAGAGAGGTTTCTGACTTGAACTAGAATATGTGATGGAACGTCTGATTTGATCAGATTCCCAGTTCAGACATCTTTGGTCATggtaaattttaaactttttaggtGTCTTGGTTTGCAGTGGGATGCTATTATCTCATGGTTGGTCATAAAAATGAACATGCCAGAAGATACCTGAGGTATGGATTTATTGTCTTTCTCCCTCTCAGTGAACCTGTAAGAGGTAATTTCTTGGTCTTCTGCTTTAATGCAGTGATTAGTATTACGTTTAAAAGCTGTGTGAAAGAATAAACGTTTCCTCAGGTTCCGTTCAATTTTATCACTTCCTGCTTTGCTCTTTTTAAGATGTCCTCAGGGGAGATAAAAGCAATGAGTGGGTAGACCTTGTTCTTAAGGAGCGTATGCTGTATTTAAATGCGTATTTATCAGTGAGGATAAACCTGAAGGAGTGAGGAACAGCAGAGTATTTTGAAAGTTTTCAGTTACAGGAATACTGTTCTCCTCCTCCTGTTAGGACTCGTATTGATAGTTGTGCAATTACATGAAAACTTAGAGTCACTAAATGTGACTATGAAACAGAATTCTTGGCCTGGTGAATGGTTTTGTGTAAGGATCTGCTGTGATTTTAGCTCAAGGAACTCCATGCAACCCAAGCAAGCTGGTTAACCAATGTTGGTCAATTACTCAAGTACCGGAAAATGTCTAGTATGTGAAGAATTGATTACTGAGGATTTAAGATATAATAGTACCTGTGATTTCCTCCATGTGAACCAAGTAGAAAATGGTCCTGTGGGAAATTTGTAAACTTTGGGTACAGACTTCAATTCTAATCCAAGTTCTGCCACTTACAGCTGTAATTCCTTGGGAGCATTCATTTCTCTGACCCTCTCTTTCTTTTGTAAAGATGGGAATGATGTAATATTTGTATCCCAGGATCGTTAGGGAAGTTGATAAGACAACAGATAATGGAAGAAGTGGGGAAGCTCTCTGGTTAGTTGAGTGGgaaacattttagaaagatgTGTTTGTGCTCTTTCCAGGAGTAGGGTGATTTGTGTTATAATAGTTCTTTTGAACTCTGTTGCTTTGATTAAGTGTGCTTACTCAGTAATCAGCTCTACATGAAACAGGGAATATGTGGGtaaaagaaaacttagaaaataaaatgctcgAAAGTGGGAATCTCACTATTTATGTTTTCCTGGTTTTGTGAtgtgttttctttattccttctgtGAGTCACCTAATTGAAGACTGTTTAAGACTGTGTAGTCTGGTCTTTGAACTAAGGTGAGTCACCTGACCATCCGCAGGGTACCACTTAGTCTTTCCAGCCTCAGTATACAAATTCTAAGATGTGAACAATAGTTTATTCTGAAAGTTACTGGGGTTATGTGGTGCATACAATGCACAAAACAGACCTTCGTTAAATGGTTGCTGCTACCACTGTAGACTAGGTTTCAAAGTGAAGCGCCTGGATTATGGATCAGGTGAGACTTGTAAACTTTACACAGGATGCTCATGGGCTCCACGCAGCACCTGAGAAGTTGTGGACCTTTCCTGAAGTTACTTGAAATTTTGCTTGTACtattaaaaaacattattttatttcaggTGAATTAACATAAATGTTACATTAGTGTTTAATATGTTGACagctcatttatttacttaattctgATGTCCTTAAAGGCATCAACTTACATACAGCTAACTTAATTTGAGAATAAATACATACTTGAATGAAATCTCTTGTTCTAGCAAAGCTACGACGCTCGAGAAGACCTATGGGCCGGCGTGGATAGCGTACGGGCATTCATTCGCGGTTGAGAGTGAGCACGACCAGGCAATGGCCGCCTACTTCACAGCCGCACAGCTGATGAAAGGGTGCGCAGAGCAAGTCCATTCAGCAGTGAGATTTTATTCTGATGTCTCTGCCATGTGGTTGCTGAGCTCAACAGAAACGTAACACTGGTGTCTTGTTAGTAGCTTAGGATTGTAAAGTAACTTggaaatgaaggagaaagaagCTGGTGTAGTGATTTTGCCCGGCAGTTTATCTTAACCAGTACAAAGGGGGCTGGCCGACTGGCTCAGGGAACAGAGGAGGATGGAAGCTGTTTTGCACATGCTCATACAGGAATGAAGGTATTCATGAGCAAAATTACTACTTACATCCTGCTTACGTCCAAATGCATTTATGTGGCTTAATTCATAATCCAAATTCAGAACAGAATCTGCCAGCACTGTGGATTGATACCAGCAGTAAATGTGTTGATGCTGAGTGGGtgtgccctgaccctgaccctgaccctgagaGTGCGTTACTTTGAGGATTGAGTTGCGGTTACTCCTGTTGATTCTTTTTAGAGTCGCCATTGGTTTCACCCTGCAGTGCTGTTTGTGTGGCTGCCTCTGCTCACCGCTGCCCATCTCCGCATGGAGAGGTGCCGGGTGTGGGAAGGTGCCTGCCTGGCGGTCTTGGCAAGGGATGTGCCTCTGGAAAAACAGGAATAATAGCATGATTTACTCCCAGGCTTACCATGAGGGGTAATTGAGATAATACCAGTTAAAGACTTTGTGAGTGTCTGACACGTGGAAAGTACTCAGTGAAAGTTGGTTACCTTCATTTCTTTGCTTGTAGGAGTCAGGAGGGGGATCCTGTGCTTCTCTGTATTGAGTTCATCTTACTAGGTTTGATATATCTTTCCAGACTGTCAGACCCATTTTGGCATCCAGTTCTGCATCTGTATTACCTGTGGCCCCAGCTTTTTTAGTTATATTAAATATGATATGTATGACTTTGATATCTACCTAGCCATCCATGAGAATATTGTAAAGGTACAGCTCCCTAGCTGCTCAGTCTGCCATAGCAAAATACCATAGACCAGTagtttgaacaacagaaattaattttctcacagttcttgagTCTGGGAAGCCTAAGGTCAAGGTGCTCGCGGATTTGGTTCCTGGAGAGAGCTCTCTTccgggcttgcagatggctgccttctcactgtgtctcaCATGCCAGAGAACTAGggctggtgtctcttcctcttgtaAGGGCACCAGTCCTCTTGTGTTAGGGCCCTGTCCTTCTGCCCTCATTTaacctttattatttcttcacaggccctctctccaaatacagtcattgGGAGTTAGGACTTAACGTGTGGCTCTAGGGGAAGACACATGCATTCAGTCCCAAGTCTGTAATACTAGCGTATCACTAGACGACTACTCCAGATTAGAGTTGTTCAGCTCAGTACTGCTCCACCTCAGTGGTGCTCATACCCAGTCCTTCCTGTGCGGACGGGAGCCCGCTGGTTATGAGCCCTTCCTAGTGCTTTGCTGAAGCTTGACTCCAGTGTCTGCACGCACCCCTAGTCTATCAGGCTGGTGAACTGGCAGAAAAAAGTGACTGACTGTGTTTTTTATGACCACATGTTCAGGTctgctgattttattttgctatccTGGGTGTTCAATTCCAGAATACTTATTACTAGTTACTAGGTAGTTAGTAGCTAAGAATCAAAACCAGTGATAATCAGTGACGTAATTAATACCTTTAATGCTTTCCAGTTTGGCGCTCTTCTAGTTACACTTTCAAACTGGCTCATGAGGATAAGCATTATTTCTCTCTCAGTTTCACTTTCACACCAGAACAACTTTGCATTTTCTTAACGTGCCCTGTGTTTGGGTAATTGTTTGGAATTGcatacatgtttttaaattttctttatgatTCTTTGAGCCACTGGCTATTTAAGAGTGTGTTAtctaattttcacatatttgtgaattgcCCAGATCTTCAGTTATGACTTCTAACATAACTCCGTTGTGGTTGGAGAACATGCTCTGTGTGATGTCTGTCTTTAAATTTATTGGGCCTTATTTTATGACCTCACGTCGTCTGCCCTAGAGGATGTTCCAGGTGCACTTGAGACTTCTGCTTGTGCTGGATGCAGCGTCCTGTCGCTGTCCCTGGAGCCTGACTGGGTTGTAGTGTCGTCCGAGTCTTCTGTTTTTTTGTCGATCTTCTGCCTCGATATCCTGTCCGTTATTGCAAGTGGGCTACAGGTTTCCCCACTTTCTGCAAGTAAAGTGTTCCTGTGAAATCTTTTGTAAGCTGAAATTGCAGACAGTGAGGAAGCAGTTTTCTTTGTCATAAAGGCAGAAATCCTCTTCAGATTTCCTTTGATTAGCCAGACAGATAGATCTCTTGCAAAAGTGAAGTGGTATAAAGCACACCTTCGAACAGCGGGGGTCCCTGTATTGAAGTCTCCCACTATTATGGTTGAATTGTCTGTTTTTCCCTACAGTTCTGGCAGTTTTTGCTACTTGTATTTTGGGTCTTTGTTGTTAGATTCTTGATGGATTGGGCCTTTTAttgttataaaatgtcctttgttGCTTCTGGTGATAAATTTTGTCttaagtctgttttctctgatAGTATAGCCACTCCTGCTCTATTTTGGTTACTAATTGCttggtatatctttttccatccttttactttcaacttgtttgtgttttttgaatCTAAAGTATGTCTCTTGTGGACAACAAATAGTTGGATAATGGCTTTATTATTGATTCTGCCAGTTTCTTGCCTTTTGATGGAATTTTATCCATTTATGTGTAGTACAGTTACAGATGAGGTAAGATCTGTATTTGGCATTTTGGTCAGTTTTTATGTCATGAGTCTTTTTCTTCTATtcctcactactttttttttggttagatATTTTGTAATGTaccattttaattgtttttttaatgttgtacattttttgagggtttttttttaaagtgcttatCTTGGGGGTGATAATTAACACCTTAAAGCAATCTAGTTTGGATTAATACCAACTAGGGTGCTTTTCAATACCAGCAACCAGTTCTCTGATTCTCTAGACGCAGGCTGGGACCTACAGGTccactcagttctgacactgacCATCCAGAGGTAGTGCAGACCTCgtaggttaagggctcagtctgtaagactgcccctccccactctaGATGCCAGTTGCAAATCCCGGGCCACTTGTACTTCGGCCTGACGGCTACTACTCAGGTTCCCACAAC
This window encodes:
- the CDC16 gene encoding cell division cycle protein 16 homolog isoform X3; this encodes MNLERLRKRVRQYLDQQQYQSALFWADKVASLSREEPQDIYWLAQCLYLTAQYHRAAHALRSRKLDKLYEACRYLAARCHFAAKEHQQALDILDMEEPINKRLFEKCLKDESGGLKDPSSDWEVSQSSIKSSICLLRGKIYDALDNRTLATYSYKEALKLDVYCFEAFDLLTSHHMLTAQEEKELLESLPLSKLCTEEQELLRFLFENKLKKYNKPSETAIPESVEGLQENLDVVVSLAERHYYNCDFKMCYKLTSVVMEKDPFHANCLPVHIGTLVELNKANELFYLSHKLVDLYPGNPVSWFAVGCYYLMVGHKNEHARRYLSKATTLEKTYGPAWIAYGHSFAVESEHDQAMAAYFTAAQLMKGWKTAEKWFLDALEKIKAIGNEVTVDKWEPLLNNLGHVCRKLKKYAEALDYHRQALVLIPQNASTYSAIGYIHSLMGNFENAVDYFHTALGLRRDDTFSVTMLGHCIEMYIGDSEAYIGADIKDKLKCYDFDVHTMKTLKNIISPPWDFREFEAEKQTVEEAGLAPLAASRKTPDSRPSLEEAFEIEMNESDMMLETSMSDHSM
- the CDC16 gene encoding cell division cycle protein 16 homolog isoform X4; translated protein: MEEPINKRLFEKCLKDESGGLKDPSSDWEVSQSSIKSSICLLRGKIYDALDNRTLATYSYKEALKLDVYCFEAFDLLTSHHMLTAQEEKELLESLPLSKLCTEEQELLRFLFENKLKKYNKPSETAIPESVEGLQENLDVVVSLAERHYYNCDFKMCYKLTSVVMEKDPFHANCLPVHIGTLVELNKANELFYLSHKLVDLYPGNPVSWFAVGCYYLMVGHKNEHARRYLSKATTLEKTYGPAWIAYGHSFAVESEHDQAMAAYFTAAQLMKGCHLPMLYIGLEYGLTNNSKLAERFFGQALSIAPEDPFVMHEVGVVAFQNGEWKTAEKWFLDALEKIKAIGNEVTVDKWEPLLNNLGHVCRKLKKYAEALDYHRQALVLIPQNASTYSAIGYIHSLMGNFENAVDYFHTALGLRRDDTFSVTMLGHCIEMYIGDSEAYIGADIKDKLKCYDFDVHTMKTLKNIISPPWDFREFEAEKQTVEEAGLAPLAASRKTPDSRPSLEEAFEIEMNESDMMLETSMSDHSM